In Streptococcus sp. SN-1, a single genomic region encodes these proteins:
- a CDS encoding DUF1697 domain-containing protein produces the protein MEHIILLRGVTPNGKNAIPKMSYLVDILTEAGFQHVRTYIQSGNIILESDLDLEEIRECVHTLIKEKIGADLKMVIKNKSDFKKIVQENPFGEHYLYDRIHVIFYQESIQSLPLEKLKIDYGEEEICIGNHCLYLYLPRTAKQKKLHTNYLEKLFNVDLTMRKLNVVEKLLSK, from the coding sequence TTGGAACATATTATTTTACTAAGAGGTGTTACTCCTAATGGAAAAAATGCTATCCCGAAAATGTCTTATTTGGTAGATATTTTAACAGAAGCTGGTTTTCAACACGTTCGAACCTATATTCAAAGTGGGAATATCATTCTTGAAAGTGATTTAGATTTAGAAGAAATACGAGAATGTGTTCATACTCTGATAAAGGAAAAAATTGGGGCCGACTTAAAAATGGTTATCAAGAACAAAAGTGATTTTAAAAAAATTGTCCAAGAAAACCCGTTTGGAGAACACTATCTTTATGACCGTATACATGTGATTTTTTATCAAGAATCTATTCAAAGTCTCCCTTTAGAAAAATTGAAAATTGATTACGGTGAAGAAGAAATTTGTATCGGTAACCATTGTCTTTACCTCTATCTCCCTAGAACTGCTAAACAAAAGAAACTCCATACCAACTATCTTGAAAAGCTTTTTAATGTAGATTTGACCATGCGAAAACTAAATGTGGTAGAAAAATTATTAAGCAAATAG
- a CDS encoding MerR family transcriptional regulator translates to MYHIKEAAQLSGVSVKTLHYYDKIGLLVPVKSENGYRTYSQKDLERLQVILYYKYLDFSLEKIAELLKEDRSDLLPHLTRQLDYLTRERQHLDTLISTLQKTIQEQKGEREMSIQEKFAGFNYQDHQKYHQEAVEKYGQEVMDQALERQKGHEDEATAAFNQVFRALSQNLQAGLPVTASENQEEAAKLLQAIRTYGFDCSIEVFGYIGKGYVYNPEFKENIDKFGPGTAQYTSDVIAYYVQTQTK, encoded by the coding sequence ATGTACCATATAAAAGAAGCTGCGCAGCTTTCGGGTGTCTCTGTCAAGACCCTGCACTACTACGACAAGATAGGACTCTTAGTCCCCGTAAAGTCGGAAAACGGCTATCGAACCTACAGTCAAAAGGATTTGGAACGCCTTCAGGTCATACTTTACTATAAATATCTAGACTTTTCTCTAGAAAAAATAGCAGAGCTGTTAAAGGAAGATAGATCAGATTTGTTGCCTCATTTGACCAGACAGTTGGACTATTTGACTCGAGAAAGGCAGCATCTGGATACCTTGATTTCCACCTTGCAAAAAACCATTCAAGAACAAAAAGGAGAAAGAGAAATGAGCATTCAAGAGAAATTCGCTGGATTTAACTACCAAGACCATCAAAAATACCACCAAGAGGCGGTAGAGAAATATGGACAAGAAGTCATGGACCAAGCGCTGGAGCGCCAGAAAGGTCACGAAGACGAAGCTACGGCTGCCTTCAATCAAGTCTTTCGAGCCTTGTCACAAAATCTTCAAGCTGGTCTACCTGTAACAGCATCCGAAAATCAAGAAGAAGCAGCCAAACTCTTGCAAGCTATTCGTACTTATGGATTTGACTGCTCTATTGAGGTATTCGGTTATATCGGTAAAGGCTACGTCTACAACCCAGAATTTAAGGAAAACATTGACAAATTTGGACCTGGAACAGCCCAGTACACATCAGATGTCATTGCCTATTATGTCCAAACTCAGACAAAATAA
- a CDS encoding branched-chain amino acid ABC transporter permease, producing the protein MKENLKVNILWLLLLLAGYGLISVLVSVGVLNLFYVQILQQIGINIILAVGLNLIVGFSGQFSLGHAGFMAIGAYAAAIIGSKSPTYGAFFGAMLIGALLSGAVALLVGIPTLRLKGDYLAVATLGVSEIIRIFIINGGSLTNGAAGILGIPNFTTWQMVYFFVVITTIATLNFLRSPIGRSTLSVREDEIAAESVGVNTTKIKIIAFVFGAITASIAGSLQAGFIGSVVPKDYTFINSINVLIIVVFGGLGSITGAIVSAIVLGILNMLLQDVASVRMIIYALALVLVMIFRPGGLLGTWELSLSRFFKKSKKEEQN; encoded by the coding sequence ATGAAGGAAAATTTAAAAGTTAATATTCTATGGTTACTCCTTTTATTAGCTGGCTATGGCTTGATTAGTGTACTGGTTTCAGTCGGAGTACTCAACCTATTCTATGTACAGATTTTACAACAAATTGGAATTAATATTATTTTGGCTGTTGGTCTCAACTTAATCGTTGGTTTTTCAGGACAATTTTCACTTGGGCATGCTGGTTTCATGGCGATTGGTGCCTATGCCGCTGCTATTATTGGATCTAAATCACCAACCTACGGTGCCTTCTTTGGAGCTATGCTGATAGGGGCTTTGCTTTCAGGAGCAGTTGCCTTGCTTGTCGGAATTCCAACCTTGCGCTTGAAGGGGGATTACCTTGCGGTGGCGACTCTAGGTGTTTCTGAAATTATCCGTATCTTTATCATCAATGGCGGAAGCCTTACAAATGGTGCGGCAGGTATCTTGGGAATTCCTAACTTTACAACTTGGCAAATGGTTTACTTCTTTGTCGTGATTACAACTATTGCAACCTTGAACTTCTTGCGTAGTCCAATTGGTCGTTCAACCCTTTCTGTTCGTGAGGATGAAATCGCTGCTGAGTCAGTTGGGGTTAATACGACTAAAATTAAAATCATCGCCTTTGTCTTTGGTGCCATTACTGCAAGTATTGCAGGGTCACTTCAGGCAGGATTTATCGGTTCAGTTGTACCGAAAGATTACACTTTCATCAACTCAATCAATGTTTTGATTATTGTTGTATTTGGTGGACTTGGTTCCATTACAGGTGCAATCGTTTCAGCTATTGTTCTGGGAATTTTGAATATGCTTCTCCAAGATGTTGCTAGCGTGCGTATGATTATCTACGCTTTGGCCTTGGTATTGGTAATGATTTTCAGACCAGGTGGACTCCTTGGAACATGGGAATTGAGCCTATCACGTTTCTTTAAAAAATCTAAGAAGGAGGAACAAAACTAA
- a CDS encoding cytidine/deoxycytidylate deaminase family protein, translating into MTEKRLAWDEYFAAQALLIANRSTCKRAKVGAILVKDNKVISTGYNGSVSGTEHCIDHECLVIEGHCVRTLHAEVNAILQGAERGVPKGFTAYVTHFPCLNCTKQLLQVGCKRVVYINQYRMDDYAQYLYQEKGTELTHLPLETVQTALKEADLM; encoded by the coding sequence ATGACTGAAAAAAGACTAGCATGGGATGAGTATTTTGCAGCCCAAGCCTTACTAATTGCCAATCGTTCCACTTGTAAACGTGCCAAAGTGGGCGCAATTTTGGTAAAGGATAATAAAGTTATTTCCACTGGTTATAATGGTTCGGTGTCAGGGACTGAGCATTGTATTGATCACGAATGTCTGGTCATCGAAGGTCACTGTGTTCGCACTCTTCACGCAGAGGTTAATGCCATTCTCCAAGGTGCAGAACGTGGGGTTCCCAAAGGCTTTACAGCCTATGTGACCCATTTTCCATGTCTAAACTGTACAAAACAATTGCTTCAGGTTGGTTGCAAGCGTGTGGTTTATATCAACCAGTACAGAATGGACGACTACGCCCAATACCTTTATCAAGAAAAAGGGACAGAATTGACTCATTTACCACTTGAGACAGTACAGACAGCTCTTAAAGAGGCTGATCTAATGTAA
- a CDS encoding sodium-dependent transporter, giving the protein MSEKSQWGSKLGFILASAGSAIGLGAVWKFPYMTAANGGGGFLLVFLVSTILIGFPLLLAEFALGRSAGVSGIKTFGKLGKNSKYNFIGWIGAFALFILLSFYSVIGGWILVYLGIEFGKLFQIGGTGDYAQLFTSIISNPVIALGAQAAFILLNIFIVSRGVQKGIEKASKVMMPLLFIIFVVIIGRSLSLPNAMVGVLYFLKPDFSKLTSAGLLYALGQSFFALSLGVTAMLTYASYLDKKTNLVQSGISIVAMNISVSIMAGLAIFPAMSAFNIQSEGGPSLLFIVLPQLFDKMPFGTIFYILFLLLFLFATVTSSVVMLEINVGNITNQDNSKRAKWSVILGILTFVFGIPSALSYGVMADVHIFGKTFFDAMDFLVSNLLMPFGALCLSLFTGYIFKKALAMEELHLDETAWKQGLFQVWLFLLRFVIPIIIIVVFIAQFM; this is encoded by the coding sequence ATGTCTGAAAAATCGCAATGGGGTTCTAAACTGGGCTTTATCCTAGCGTCTGCTGGTTCAGCCATCGGACTTGGTGCCGTTTGGAAATTCCCCTACATGACTGCTGCTAACGGTGGAGGTGGCTTTTTACTGGTCTTTCTCGTTTCCACTATTTTAATCGGTTTCCCTCTTTTGCTAGCTGAATTTGCCCTCGGCCGAAGCGCTGGTGTCTCTGGGATTAAAACCTTTGGAAAACTTGGTAAGAATAGTAAGTACAACTTTATCGGTTGGATTGGTGCCTTTGCCCTCTTTATCCTCTTATCGTTTTACAGTGTTATCGGAGGATGGATTTTAGTCTATCTAGGCATTGAGTTTGGGAAATTGTTCCAAATTGGTGGAACAGGTGATTATGCTCAGTTATTTACTTCGATCATCTCAAATCCAGTAATTGCCTTAGGAGCTCAAGCAGCCTTTATCCTATTGAATATCTTTATTGTATCACGTGGAGTTCAAAAAGGGATTGAAAAAGCTTCAAAGGTCATGATGCCTCTCCTCTTTATCATCTTTGTCGTCATCATCGGGCGCTCTCTCAGCTTGCCAAATGCCATGGTAGGGGTTCTCTACTTCCTCAAACCAGACTTTTCAAAATTGACGAGCGCTGGTCTCCTCTATGCTCTGGGACAATCTTTCTTCGCCCTCTCACTAGGGGTTACAGCCATGCTGACCTATGCTTCCTACTTGGACAAGAAAACCAACCTGGTCCAGTCAGGGATTTCCATTGTAGCCATGAACATCTCAGTATCCATCATGGCAGGTCTAGCCATTTTCCCAGCCATGTCAGCCTTCAATATCCAGTCTGAAGGGGGACCGAGCTTGCTCTTTATCGTCTTGCCTCAACTCTTTGACAAGATGCCCTTTGGAACCATTTTCTACATCCTCTTCCTCTTGCTCTTCCTCTTTGCGACAGTCACTTCTTCTGTCGTGATGCTGGAAATCAATGTAGGTAATATCACCAATCAGGACAACAGCAAACGTGCCAAATGGAGTGTGATTTTGGGAATCTTGACCTTTGTCTTTGGAATTCCTTCAGCCCTTTCTTACGGTGTCATGGCAGATGTTCACATTTTTGGGAAGACCTTCTTTGACGCTATGGATTTCTTGGTTTCCAATCTTCTCATGCCATTTGGAGCTCTCTGCCTTTCACTCTTTACAGGCTACATCTTCAAAAAAGCTCTTGCCATGGAGGAACTACACCTTGATGAAACAGCATGGAAACAGGGACTTTTCCAAGTCTGGCTCTTCCTTCTTCGTTTCGTCATTCCAATCATCATCATTGTGGTCTTTATCGCCCAATTTATGTAA
- a CDS encoding NAD(P)/FAD-dependent oxidoreductase, whose amino-acid sequence MKHFDTIVIGGGPAGMMATISSSFYGQKTLLIEKNRKLGKKLAGTGGGRCNVTNNGTLDDLLAGIPGNGRFLYSVFSQFDNHDIINFFTENGVKLKVEDHGRVFPASDKSRTIIEALEKKITELGGRVATQTEIVSVKKIDDQFVLKSADQTFTCEKLIVTTGGKSYPSTGSTGFGHEIARHFKHTITELEAAESPLLTDFPHKVLQGISLDDVTLSYGKHVITHDLLFTHFGLSGPAALRMSSFVKGGEILSLDVLPHLSENDLTTFLEENREKSLKNALKTLLPERLADFFVQGYPDKVKQLSEKEQEQLLQSIKTLKIPVTGKMSLAKSFVTKGGVSLKEINPKTLESKLVPGLHFAGEVMDINAHTGGFNITSALCTGWVAGSNQIYK is encoded by the coding sequence ATGAAACATTTTGATACTATCGTCATTGGTGGAGGTCCTGCTGGTATGATGGCTACGATTTCCAGTAGCTTTTATGGACAGAAAACCCTCCTCATCGAAAAAAATCGGAAACTTGGAAAAAAATTAGCTGGTACTGGTGGGGGACGTTGCAATGTAACCAACAACGGAACTCTAGATGACCTACTAGCTGGCATCCCTGGAAATGGGCGCTTTCTCTACAGTGTCTTCTCCCAATTTGATAACCATGATATCATTAATTTTTTTACAGAAAATGGTGTTAAACTTAAGGTCGAAGACCACGGACGCGTCTTTCCTGCTAGTGACAAGTCTCGGACCATTATCGAGGCCTTGGAAAAGAAAATCACTGAACTCGGTGGTCGAGTTGCTACTCAAACGGAGATTGTTTCGGTTAAAAAGATAGACGACCAGTTTGTCCTTAAGTCCGCAGACCAAACCTTCACTTGTGAGAAACTCATTGTCACAACAGGTGGTAAATCCTATCCTTCGACTGGTTCAACTGGGTTTGGTCACGAGATCGCCCGTCATTTTAAGCACACCATCACCGAACTTGAGGCCGCTGAGAGTCCTTTGTTGACAGATTTTCCACACAAGGTCTTGCAGGGTATTTCGCTGGACGATGTGACCCTAAGCTATGGTAAGCATGTCATCACTCACGATTTGCTCTTTACCCACTTTGGTTTGTCTGGCCCTGCTGCCCTACGTATGTCTAGTTTTGTCAAGGGTGGTGAAATCCTTTCACTGGATGTCTTGCCTCATCTTTCTGAAAATGACTTGACTACATTTCTAGAAGAAAATCGGGAAAAATCCTTGAAAAATGCCTTAAAAACTTTGCTTCCAGAACGCTTGGCAGATTTTTTTGTGCAAGGCTATCCTGACAAAGTCAAACAGTTGAGTGAAAAGGAACAAGAACAACTTCTCCAGTCTATTAAGACCCTCAAAATCCCTGTGACTGGTAAAATGTCTCTCGCCAAATCCTTTGTTACCAAGGGTGGTGTCAGTCTTAAGGAAATCAACCCTAAAACCCTTGAAAGTAAGCTGGTACCTGGCCTTCACTTTGCTGGCGAAGTCATGGATATCAATGCCCACACGGGTGGCTTTAATATCACTTCAGCCCTCTGTACCGGTTGGGTGGCAGGCTCAAATCAAATATATAAATAA
- the clpP gene encoding ATP-dependent Clp protease proteolytic subunit ClpP translates to MIPVVIEQTSRGERSYDIYSRLLKDRIIMLTGPVEDNMANSVIAQLLFLDAQDSTKDIYLYVNTPGGSVSAGLAIVDTMNFIKADVQTIVMGMAASMGTVIASSGAKGKRFMLPNAEYMIHQPMGGTGGGTQQTDMAIAAEHLLKTRNILEKILAENSGQSIEKVHADAERDNWMSAQETLEYGFIDEIMANNSLN, encoded by the coding sequence ATGATTCCTGTAGTTATTGAACAAACAAGCCGTGGAGAACGTTCCTACGATATTTACTCACGTCTTCTCAAAGACCGCATCATTATGCTGACAGGTCCCGTTGAAGACAATATGGCTAACTCTGTTATTGCCCAATTGCTTTTCTTAGATGCCCAAGATAGTACAAAAGATATTTACCTTTATGTCAATACACCTGGTGGTTCTGTTTCAGCTGGTTTGGCAATCGTTGATACCATGAACTTTATCAAGGCAGATGTCCAAACTATCGTTATGGGGATGGCTGCATCTATGGGGACTGTCATCGCGTCAAGTGGAGCAAAAGGTAAACGTTTCATGCTTCCAAATGCAGAGTATATGATTCACCAACCGATGGGTGGTACAGGTGGTGGTACCCAACAAACTGATATGGCGATCGCTGCAGAACACTTGCTTAAAACTCGTAACATCTTGGAAAAAATATTGGCTGAAAATTCAGGTCAGTCAATCGAAAAAGTCCATGCAGATGCAGAACGAGATAACTGGATGAGCGCCCAAGAAACACTTGAATATGGCTTTATTGATGAAATCATGGCCAACAATTCATTGAATTAA
- the upp gene encoding uracil phosphoribosyltransferase — protein sequence MGKIEVINHPLIQHKLSILRRTDTSTKAFRELVDEIAMLMGYEVLRDLPLEDVEIETPITKTVQKQLAGKKLAIVPILRAGIGMVDGLLSLVPAAKVGHIGMYRDEETLQPVEYLVKLPEDIDQRQIFVVDPMLATGGSAILAVDSLKKRGASNIKFVCLVSAPEGVKALQEAHPDVEIFTAALDERLNEHGYIVPGLGDAGDRLFGTK from the coding sequence ATGGGAAAAATTGAAGTTATTAATCATCCACTGATTCAACACAAATTGTCAATCTTACGTCGTACAGATACTTCTACAAAAGCTTTCCGTGAGCTAGTAGATGAGATTGCAATGTTGATGGGATATGAAGTACTTCGTGATCTTCCACTAGAAGATGTGGAAATCGAAACACCAATCACAAAAACAGTTCAAAAACAATTGGCAGGTAAGAAATTGGCTATCGTTCCAATCTTGCGTGCAGGTATCGGGATGGTTGATGGACTTTTGAGCTTGGTTCCAGCTGCTAAAGTTGGCCACATCGGTATGTACCGTGATGAAGAAACGCTTCAACCAGTTGAGTACTTGGTGAAATTGCCTGAAGATATTGACCAACGTCAAATTTTTGTGGTAGACCCAATGTTGGCAACAGGTGGTTCAGCAATCTTGGCTGTTGATTCTCTTAAAAAACGTGGCGCATCAAATATCAAATTTGTCTGCCTTGTATCAGCACCAGAAGGTGTAAAAGCTCTTCAAGAAGCTCATCCAGATGTAGAAATCTTTACAGCAGCCTTGGATGAACGTTTGAACGAACACGGTTATATCGTTCCAGGTCTTGGAGATGCTGGGGACCGCTTGTTCGGTACAAAATAG
- a CDS encoding YlbG family protein has protein sequence MFEKVKRSGLIIYLYYNRDAKKLQDYGDITYHSKKHRYLQLYVPTQEMEQLVGRLGKEKFIKKVRVCHIQELETPFVGNLHREENVIIEKVQEKC, from the coding sequence ATGTTTGAAAAAGTCAAACGATCTGGCTTGATTATCTATCTTTACTATAATCGTGATGCCAAAAAATTGCAGGATTATGGAGATATTACCTATCATTCCAAGAAACATCGTTACTTACAACTCTATGTTCCAACTCAAGAAATGGAGCAATTGGTCGGGCGCTTGGGCAAGGAAAAGTTTATAAAAAAAGTCAGGGTTTGTCATATCCAAGAGCTGGAAACACCCTTTGTGGGCAATCTTCATCGAGAGGAAAACGTTATCATCGAAAAAGTTCAAGAAAAGTGTTGA
- a CDS encoding branched-chain amino acid ABC transporter permease encodes MLQQLVNGLILGSVYALLALGYTMVYGIIKLINFAHGDIYMMGAFIGYFLINSFQMNFFVALIVAMLATAILGVVIEFLAYRPLRHSTRIAVLITAIGVSFLLEYGMVYLVGANTRAFPQAIQTVRYDLGPISLTNVQLMILAISLILMILLQVIVQKTKMGKAMRAVSVDSDAAQLMGINVNRTISFTFALGSALAGAAGVLIALYYNSLEPLMGVTPGLKSFVAAVLGGIGIIPGAALGGFVIGLLETFATAFGMSDFRDAIVYGILLLILIVRPAGILGKNVKEKV; translated from the coding sequence ATGCTCCAACAACTAGTAAATGGTTTGATTCTAGGTAGTGTTTATGCGCTGTTAGCCCTAGGATATACCATGGTTTACGGAATTATCAAGCTCATCAACTTCGCCCACGGTGATATTTATATGATGGGAGCCTTTATCGGTTATTTCTTGATTAATTCTTTCCAAATGAATTTCTTTGTAGCTCTTATTGTAGCTATGTTAGCGACAGCCATTCTTGGTGTCGTGATTGAGTTCCTTGCTTACCGACCTTTGCGTCACTCTACTCGTATTGCTGTTTTGATTACGGCTATTGGGGTTTCTTTCCTATTGGAGTATGGGATGGTCTATCTGGTTGGTGCCAATACCCGTGCCTTCCCTCAAGCGATTCAAACAGTTCGCTATGATTTGGGACCAATCAGCTTAACAAATGTGCAGTTAATGATCTTGGCCATTTCCTTGATTTTGATGATTTTGTTACAGGTCATTGTCCAAAAGACTAAGATGGGGAAAGCCATGCGTGCTGTATCTGTAGATAGCGATGCGGCGCAATTGATGGGGATCAATGTAAACCGTACTATCAGCTTTACCTTTGCTTTGGGTTCAGCTCTTGCTGGTGCAGCTGGTGTTCTGATTGCCCTCTATTATAACTCTCTTGAGCCTTTGATGGGGGTTACTCCAGGTCTTAAGTCTTTCGTTGCCGCAGTACTTGGTGGTATCGGGATTATTCCTGGTGCGGCTCTTGGTGGTTTTGTGATTGGTTTATTGGAAACTTTTGCGACAGCCTTTGGAATGTCAGACTTCCGTGATGCCATTGTTTATGGAATCCTGTTGTTGATCTTGATTGTCCGCCCAGCAGGTATTCTTGGTAAAAATGTGAAAGAGAAGGTGTAA
- a CDS encoding ABC transporter substrate-binding protein, with translation MKKKFALSFVALASVALLAACGEVKSGASNAAGNSVDEKTIKIGFNFEETGAVAAYGTSEQKGAQLAVDEINAAGGIDGKQIEVVDKDNKSETAEAASVTTNLVTQSKVSAIVGPATSGATAAAVANATKAGVPLISPSATQDGLTKGQDYLFIGTFQDSFQGKIISNYVSEKLQAKKVVLYTDNASDYAKGIAKAFREAYKGEIVADETFVAGDTDFQAALTKMKGKDFDAIIVPGYYTEAGKIVNQARGMGIDKPIVGGDGFNGEEFVQQATPEKASNIYFISGFSTTVEVSAKAKAFLDAYRAKYNEEPSTFAALAYDSVHLVANAAKGAKNSGEIKDNLAKTKDFEGVTGQTSFDADHNTVKTAYMMTMNNGKVEAAEVVKP, from the coding sequence ATGAAGAAAAAATTTGCCCTATCGTTTGTGGCGCTTGCAAGTGTAGCACTTCTTGCAGCCTGTGGAGAAGTGAAGTCTGGAGCGTCAAACGCTGCTGGTAACTCAGTAGATGAAAAGACAATCAAAATCGGATTTAACTTTGAAGAAACTGGTGCCGTAGCAGCCTACGGTACATCTGAACAAAAAGGTGCCCAACTTGCCGTTGATGAAATCAATGCTGCAGGTGGTATCGATGGAAAACAAATCGAAGTAGTCGATAAAGATAACAAGTCTGAAACAGCTGAGGCGGCTTCAGTAACAACTAACCTTGTAACCCAATCTAAAGTATCAGCAATCGTAGGACCTGCGACATCTGGTGCAACTGCAGCTGCGGTAGCTAACGCTACAAAAGCAGGTGTTCCATTGATTTCGCCAAGTGCGACTCAAGATGGATTGACTAAAGGTCAAGATTACCTCTTTATCGGAACTTTCCAAGATAGCTTCCAAGGAAAAATTATCTCAAACTATGTTTCTGAAAAATTGCAAGCTAAGAAAGTTGTTCTTTACACTGATAATGCTAGCGACTATGCTAAAGGTATTGCCAAAGCCTTCCGTGAAGCTTACAAAGGTGAAATCGTTGCAGATGAAACTTTCGTAGCAGGTGACACAGACTTCCAAGCAGCCCTTACAAAAATGAAAGGGAAAGATTTTGATGCTATCATCGTTCCTGGTTACTACACTGAAGCTGGTAAAATTGTAAACCAAGCGCGTGGTATGGGAATTGACAAACCAATCGTTGGTGGTGATGGATTCAACGGTGAAGAGTTTGTACAACAAGCAACTCCTGAAAAAGCATCAAACATCTACTTTATCTCAGGCTTCTCAACTACTGTAGAAGTTTCAGCTAAAGCAAAAGCTTTCCTTGATGCTTACCGTGCTAAGTACAACGAAGAGCCTTCAACATTTGCAGCCTTGGCTTATGACTCAGTTCACCTTGTAGCAAACGCAGCAAAAGGTGCTAAAAACTCTGGTGAAATCAAGGATAACCTTGCTAAAACAAAAGATTTTGAAGGTGTGACTGGTCAAACAAGCTTTGATGCAGACCACAACACAGTCAAAACTGCTTACATGATGACCATGAACAATGGTAAGGTTGAAGCAGCAGAAGTTGTAAAACCATAA
- a CDS encoding TetR/AcrR family transcriptional regulator — MSERRISEKSLENLRKSNQESNLLTREAIETALLQLLEKKDLTKISISELVKRAGVSRAAFYRNYDSKEEILESVFKRTVHNIMEQLHHYDLKTDLYLVWVHLFREARKEARVIQLALDYHLEKIFVQAMQEFLEKYHGKSKGVSSYLHSFWSSAIVSVLLKWIKDGMKVPAEKIADLGLPFFKK; from the coding sequence ATGTCTGAACGTAGAATCTCTGAAAAGTCTCTTGAAAATCTCAGAAAATCAAACCAAGAATCCAATTTATTAACTAGAGAAGCCATCGAAACAGCCCTCTTGCAGCTCTTGGAAAAAAAGGACCTGACCAAGATTAGTATTTCTGAATTGGTCAAACGTGCAGGCGTTTCTCGTGCAGCCTTTTACCGTAATTATGATTCCAAAGAGGAGATTTTAGAAAGCGTCTTTAAACGAACTGTCCACAATATTATGGAACAGTTGCATCATTATGATTTAAAGACAGACCTTTATCTGGTCTGGGTTCACCTTTTCCGAGAGGCCAGAAAGGAAGCCAGAGTGATTCAATTGGCCTTGGATTACCATCTGGAAAAAATCTTTGTCCAAGCCATGCAGGAATTTTTAGAAAAATACCATGGGAAATCAAAAGGTGTCAGCTCTTATCTTCATTCCTTTTGGAGCTCGGCCATCGTTTCTGTCCTTCTAAAATGGATCAAGGATGGCATGAAGGTACCAGCTGAAAAGATTGCAGATTTAGGTTTACCATTTTTTAAAAAATAG
- a CDS encoding DegV family protein — protein MTWKIIADSGCDYRQLARPAIDTTFVSVPLTIQVADQVFVDDASLDIDQMMETMYATAEASKSACPSPDDYLRAFEGAKNIFLVTITGTLSGSHNSAQLAKNIYLEEHPDTKIHIIDSLSAGGEVDLLVEKVNDLIDQGLSFEEVVEAITAYQEKTKLLFVLAKVDNLVKNGRLSKLIGTVVGLLNIRMVGEASETGTLELLQKARGPKKSVQAAYDEIIKAGYAGGRIVMAQRNNEKCCQQLSDRIRETFPQADIKILPTSGLCSFYAEDGGLLMGYEID, from the coding sequence ATGACTTGGAAGATTATTGCTGACTCTGGTTGTGATTATCGTCAGCTGGCAAGACCAGCTATTGACACGACCTTTGTAAGTGTGCCCTTAACCATTCAAGTAGCTGATCAGGTCTTTGTTGATGATGCCAGTCTTGACATTGACCAAATGATGGAAACCATGTATGCAACTGCAGAAGCTTCAAAATCAGCTTGTCCAAGCCCAGATGATTATTTGCGAGCATTTGAAGGAGCCAAAAACATTTTCCTAGTAACCATCACTGGTACTCTTTCTGGAAGCCACAATAGTGCTCAACTAGCAAAAAATATTTATCTGGAAGAACATCCTGATACTAAAATTCATATAATTGATAGTTTGTCTGCTGGTGGGGAAGTTGACTTGCTCGTAGAAAAAGTGAATGACTTGATCGACCAGGGCTTATCTTTTGAAGAAGTGGTTGAAGCTATCACCGCCTATCAAGAAAAAACCAAGTTACTTTTTGTCCTAGCTAAAGTCGATAACTTGGTGAAGAACGGCCGTTTGAGCAAGCTTATCGGTACGGTCGTTGGCCTTCTCAATATCCGTATGGTCGGAGAAGCTAGTGAAACTGGAACTCTCGAATTGCTACAAAAAGCACGAGGACCAAAGAAATCAGTTCAAGCTGCCTATGATGAAATCATTAAAGCTGGATATGCTGGTGGCCGTATTGTCATGGCCCAACGTAATAACGAGAAATGTTGCCAACAGCTTTCAGACCGAATACGTGAAACCTTCCCACAGGCGGATATTAAAATTCTCCCAACATCTGGTCTCTGCAGTTTTTATGCAGAAGATGGTGGTTTGCTGATGGGGTATGAAATTGATTAA